The following proteins are co-located in the Chlorocebus sabaeus isolate Y175 chromosome 21, mChlSab1.0.hap1, whole genome shotgun sequence genome:
- the AGR2 gene encoding anterior gradient protein 2 homolog, with protein MEKISVSAFLLLVALSYTLARDTTVKPGAKKDTKDSRPKLPQTLSRGWGDQLIWTQTYEEALYKSKTSNKPLMIIHHLDECPHSQALKKVFAENKEIQKLAEQFVLLNLVYETTDKHLSPDGQYVPRIMFVDPSLTVRADITGRYSNRLYAYEPADTALLLDNMKKALKLLKTEL; from the exons ATGGAGAAAATTTCAGTGTCAGCATTCTTGCTCCTTGTGGCCCTCTCCTACACTCTGGCCAGAGATACCACAGTCAAACCTGGAGCTAAAAAGGACACAAAGGACTCTCGACCCAAACTGCCCCAGACCCTCTCCAGAG GTTGGGGTGACCAACTCATCTGGACTCAGACATATGAAGAAGCTTTATACAAATCCAAGACAAG CAACAAACCCTTGATGATTATTCATCACTTGGATGAATGCCCACACAGTCAAG cTTTAAAGAAAGTGTTtgctgaaaataaagaaatccaGAAATTGGCAGAGCAGTTTGTCCTCCTCAATCtggtt tatGAAACAACTGACAAACACCTTTCTCCTGATGGCCAGTATGTCCCCAGGATTATGTTTGTTG ACCCATCTCTGACAGTTAGAGCCGATATCACTGGAAGATATTCAAATCGTCTCTATGCTTACGAACCTGCAGATACAGCTCTGT TGCTTGACAACATGAAGAAAGCTCTCAAGTTGCTGAAGACcgaattgtaa
- the TSPAN13 gene encoding tetraspanin-13: MVCGGFACSKNCLCALNLLYTLVSLLLIGIAAWGIGFGLISSLRVVGVVIAVGIFLFLIALVGLIGAVKHHQVLLFFYMIILLLVFIVQFSVSCACLALNQEQQGQLLEVGWNSTASARSDIQRNLNCCGFRNFNPNDTCLASCFKSGHPCSPCAPIIGEYAGEVLRFVGGIGLFFSFTEILGVWLTYRFRNQKDPRANPSAFL; this comes from the exons TTGGTTAGTCTGCTGCTAATTGGAATTGCTGCGTGGGGCATTGGCTTTGGGCTGATTTCCAGCCTCCGAGTGGTCGGCGTGGTCATTGCAGTGGGCATCTTCTTGTTCCTGATTGCTTTAGTGGGACTGATTGGAGCTGTAAAACATCATCAGGTGTTGCTATTTTtt TATATGATTATTCTCTTACTTGTATTTattgttcagttttctgtatCTTGTGCTTGTTTAGCCCTGAACCAGGAGCAACAG GGTCAGCTTCTGGAGGTTGGTTGGAACAGTACGGCAAGCGCTCGAAGTGACATCCAGAGAAATCTAAACTGCTGTGGGTTCCGAAATTTTAACCCAAATGACACCTGTCTGGCT AGCTGTTTTAAAAGTGGCCACCCGTGCTCGCCATGTGCTCCAATCATAGGAGAATATGCTGGAGAGGTTTTGAGATTTGTTGGTGGCATTGGcctgtttttcagttttacagag ATCCTGGGTGTTTGGCTGACCTACAGATTCAGGAACCAGAAAGATCCCCGTGCGAATCCTAGTGCATTCCTTTGA